GTGCCGGTCGTCGGCGCCGACGACGAGCAGCACCGGCACCCGCAGCCGCGCCATAGCCGCCCCGGCCTCCACCCCCCCGTACCCCGAGGGTCCCGACAGGCTGACCACCCCGGCCACCGGCGGGCGGATCCGGGTCGCGGCCGCCAGCACCGCCGTGCCCCCCATCGACGAGCCGATCAGCACCACCCGCTCGGCGCCGCGGCGGCGCAGCTCGGCGGTGGCCGCGATCACGTCGTTGTCGACCCGGCTGTCCGGTCCGGGCCGGGAGTCCCCGGAGCCGGCGAAGTCGAAGACCAGCACCCGATAGCCGCGCCTGGCGAACTCCCGCGCCTGGGGGAGCCACTCGCACAGATCGCTGCCGAGCTGGTGGGCGAGCACCAGCCCGGTCTGCCCGCTGCCAAGCACCACCCCGACCAGGGTGGACCCGTCGGTCGTGGGGAACCGGAACACCCCGGCCGCCTCGGCGGCCCGCAGGCACGGCCCGGCGGCCGCGGCGGAGGTGGTGGGTGGCACGGCGGTGGAGGCTGTCGTCGCCGGCCCTTCGGTCGGCTCACCGTCGCCGGGCCCGCCGCAGGCCGAGGCCAGCACGAGAGCGACGACGGCGAGGGCCCGGCGCCCGCCGTGGGCAGGTTGCCTGCGAGGCTCGTCGCGATTCCTCATCCTTGCTCTTTGCGTTCATCGCCACCGCACCGCCGTGCAGGTAGGTTGAACGCCTGGCGGGCGTGGAGCAGGGACGACCAGGAGGGGTGGAAGGATGCGGATCGGGCTGACCGGGATCTACGTCGACGACCAGGACCGGGCCGAGCGGTTCTACACCGAGGTGCTCGGCTTCAAGGTCAAGACCAGCGCCGCCTACGGCCCCGGGGAGCGGTGGCTGAGCGTGGTCGCACCCGAGGACCCCGACGGGGTCCAGCTGGTGCTGCACCTGACCGACGAGCCGGCCCGGGCGTTCCGGGCGGCCAGCCGTGAGCAGGGCCGGCCGGTGATCTCGCTGACCACCACCGACTGCGCCGGTGAGGCCGAGCGGCTCAAGGCCAAAGGGGTGGTGTTCGTCAAGGAGCCGGGGCGGATGGCCTACGGCGGCATGGACGCGGTGTTCGACGACACCTGCGGCAACCTCATCAACCTCCACCAGGACTGAGAGGCTCGATGGGACGCTTGGTCATCAACAACGCCGTCACGGTCAACGGCGCCTTCGAGGCGCCGTCACCCGAGGAATGGCTGGTGCTGGACGCCGACAGCAACAACGTCTCACTGGAGCAGTTCCTGGTCGCCGACGCGATGGTGCTGGGCCGCAAGACCTATGAGGGGCTGGTGAGGGGCTGGCCGCGGTCTGGCCGACCCTGGCCGACGACCCGGCCCTTGGCGTGTTCGCCAACCGGCTGAACAGCATGCCCAAGTACGTCGCCTCCCGGAGCCTCCAGGAGCCGCTGGAGTGGAACGCCACCCTGCTCAAGGGCGACCTGGCCGAGAGCGTGCCCGCGCTCAAGGAGCGGCACGGGCTCCTGGTCGTCTCCGGCGCCGGCGAGCTGGCCCATGCCCTCACCGACCAGGGCCTGGTCGACGAGTTCTGGTTCTGGGTGTACCCCTGGCTGTGGCCGGCCGGACCGCGGATCTTCGACGGTGCCGGGCCGGTCCGGCTGGAGCTGATCGGGTCGACGGCCTTCGCCTCCGGCGTGGTCCGGCTGGCCTACCGGCCCGCTTCCGGTTAGCCGGGCGGCGGCGCCGTCGCCGGGTCGACCAGCTCCGAGAGCACCCGGAGCAGCTCCAGCCACCCCTCGAAGCGCAGCGGGTCGCGTCCGTCGGTCGTGGCCGTCCCGGCGAGCGGCTGCGCCTGCTCGACCACGATGCGGATCAGCATCGGTGCCACCGCCATCACGCCTCCTCGCCGGAACGGTGCATCCCCGCAGGTTGGCGTTCCCCGCCACTGCACGACGGTTCAGGAACGCTCCCAGGTGATCGGGACGCGTGGGTCGGGGGTGTAGGAGCAGTACCGGCCGGTCCGGATGGTGGAGGACAGGTGGCGGCCGAGCGCGGGGTTGGCGCGGGCGAGGTTGGCCATGGCCGTGCGGATCGCCCTGGTCGCGTTGAGCCTGGCCCGCTCGGCGTGGGACGCCGCCCGGCGGTCGCGCCCGCCCAGCCCGACCGCCCGGGCCAGCTCGTCGGTCAGGAAGTCCAGCTCGGCTCGGGCCCTGGCCGCGCGGGCCGGGTCGTTGAAGCTCTCCGCCTCCTCCAGCTCCGCCCGCAGCTCGTCCAGCCGGGCCTTGTAGGCGGCCTTGGCGGTGGCGTCCAGCAGCTCCCCGGCGTCGCCGAGGTCCGGGCGCAGGGCCAGCTCACCGTCGCCGGCGAGCGACCTCGGCCCCATGGGCGCCGCCGTCGCCGCCTGGCCCTCGGCCGCCTCCAGGTCGATGGCGTGGAGCTCCGTTCCCGGATTGGCCAGCAGCCGGGCCAGGTGGTGCAGGCCCTTGGCGTCCTTCAGCCGCACCACGACGCCTTCGTAGCCGACCGTCCAGTACTCGCCTTCCTGGCGGAACAGGTTCCTGGCGGCCGCGGGCGCGGCGACCTCGGCGGCCGTCCCGGCGCGGGACGTCTCGCCTGGCTGGAGGGCCCGGATCTCCTCGGCCAGGGCGGTCATGCCCAGGGTGCCGGCGGTGGCCAGGGCCTGGTCCAGGAGCTCGGCCGCCCGCCGCCCGTCGGTGGCCTGGCCCCGAGCCAGCAGCATGCGGGCGTACTCGTAGCGGCTGCGGGCCAGCAACGGCCTGGCCCCGAGCCGGCGATGGACGGCGATCGCCGCCTCGAAATGGTCGCCGGCCTCCGGCCAGCTCGAGGTCACCGTGGCCAGCAGGCCCAGGTAGAACGACACCGACCCCAGGCACACCACCGGGTGGGGCATCGCGACCACGACGACCTGGTTCCGGTACGGCAACAGCGCCTCGTAGAGCCGGCCGGCCGCGCCCGGCTCGCGGAGCCGTGCGGCCACCAGGGCGGCAACGGCCATCACCGGCGGCCAGAGGCCGTCGCGGGGCCGCCCGAGGAGCCCGCTCGCCAGGTGCTGGAGCGACCCGCGGGCGGCGGCTTCGTCGCCGTGGTCGGTGTCGGTCAGGGCCAGCCAGAGCCTGGGCCAGGCAGACCAGGGCGTGCTCACCATCTGCTCCTGCCAGGCGGGGCGCAGCTCCTGG
The sequence above is drawn from the Actinomycetota bacterium genome and encodes:
- a CDS encoding VOC family protein; this translates as MRIGLTGIYVDDQDRAERFYTEVLGFKVKTSAAYGPGERWLSVVAPEDPDGVQLVLHLTDEPARAFRAASREQGRPVISLTTTDCAGEAERLKAKGVVFVKEPGRMAYGGMDAVFDDTCGNLINLHQD
- a CDS encoding dihydrofolate reductase family protein; its protein translation is MPKYVASRSLQEPLEWNATLLKGDLAESVPALKERHGLLVVSGAGELAHALTDQGLVDEFWFWVYPWLWPAGPRIFDGAGPVRLELIGSTAFASGVVRLAYRPASG
- a CDS encoding alpha/beta fold hydrolase, whose translation is MRNRDEPRRQPAHGGRRALAVVALVLASACGGPGDGEPTEGPATTASTAVPPTTSAAAAGPCLRAAEAAGVFRFPTTDGSTLVGVVLGSGQTGLVLAHQLGSDLCEWLPQAREFARRGYRVLVFDFAGSGDSRPGPDSRVDNDVIAATAELRRRGAERVVLIGSSMGGTAVLAAATRIRPPVAGVVSLSGPSGYGGVEAGAAMARLRVPVLLVVGADDRH